The sequence GTGTGGGAAACCGTCGTGCAGCACCACTTCCCGCCGGAGGTCCTGGCCCGGGTCACCTCGTACGACTGGCTGGTGTCGCTGGGCGCCATGCCGCTGGGTTACGCGCTGGCGCCGTTGGCCGCCGACGCGTTCGGCGCACCGGTGCCGCTGGCCGTGGCGGGCCTGCTGGTCCTCGCCTCCTGCGCGGGAACCGCGCTCGTGCCCGGCGTACGCCGACTCACCTGGCCGGCGACCCCGCAACCGCAACCGGCCGAACCCACCGTCGTCCGTTGATCCGATCGATCGTCGGTGCGCGACGGCCGACGTCCGGCCCACCCACGACGGAGGCTCCCGGCCGATGCCGGGAGCCTCCGTGCGATGTGGTCGGTCAGCCGGCGTCGCGGGTCATCGCGACGAAGTTACGCCACGACTGCGGGCTGAAGGTCAGCGTGCCGCCGTCGCGGTCCTTCGTGTCACGGACCAGGACCACGCCCGGAAGGTTGTCGGCAACCTCGACACAGTTGCCACCGTTGCCGCCGCTCTTCGTGCTCTTCCGCCACCGCGCACCGGTCATGTCCATGATGCTGCCGCTTCTCTGAGGAGTTCCAACGAACGCCCTCGGGGCAGGGCCTCGCCGCGAATACGTTCCCACCGTCGTTCCAGGCTAACAAGATCCGACGTTTGATCGAGGATCTGCGCCCGTGCCGCGCTGTCGACGTGCGCGACCCGCGACCCGTCCGGCATGTCGGCGATGGTGAACGGTCCGTCGAGCCCCGGGTAGCTGGGCGCGTCCGCCGGGACGATGTGCAGTTGCACGGAGCCCGCCTCGGCGTGCCCGAGCAGGCGCGCCAGTTGCACCGCCATCAACGCCCGGTCGTCACCGACGCGCCGCCTCAGCACCCCCTCGTCCAGCACGGCGATCAGCAACGGGCCGCCGCCCCGGCCGATGATCGCCTGCCGGTTGATCCGCGCCTCGGCGAACTCGGCGACCGCCTCCGGTGTCAGCACCCCGCCGGCCAGGGTCGCCCGGGCGTACGCCTCGGTCTGCAGCAGCCCGGGCACCCACGTCAGCTCGAACGACCGCAGCGTCACGGCTTCGCGTTCGAGGTCGACCCACGGCCGGAACCACACCGGCTCGCGGCGACGGACCACGTCCGGCCACAGCGCGTCGGCGTCCTTCGCCAGCAGCCCTGCCACCGTCGCCCGGTGTCGGCTCTGGGGAATGTGCCCCGGGTTTGCCCACCTGGCGACGGTCTTCGGATGCACACCGAGTTGACCTGCGAGGCTCTCGGCGGTGTGACCCGCAGCGGCCAGCGCCGCGACAAAGGCGTGGTTCATGCCGTCCCTCCCCTGGAACAAAACCGCTGCACCGAGAAGATTAGTTAACGCTGTGTGTTTGTCCAGCAACCCCCGGCAAAGTGCGGTGTAGACGGCGCTGCAACGAGGAGGAGAAGCTGTGCAGAACGAGTTGTTCGTGAGGCGCGACGGCGTGCAGGTCCTGCCCCCCACGTCCACACCGGACCGGCGTCGCGCAATCGTGGCGGTGAGCTGATGCCCGAGCGTCCGAAGCACTCCCCGTTGCGACCGTCGTGGCGCTGCCCGGTCTGCGGCATCCTGTGGCCGTGCTCGGCCGCGAAGCTGCGCCTGCTCGGCGAGTACCGCGGGGATCGGCCGGGCCTGTTGATCCACCTGGCGAAGGTCCAGGAGACAGCCGAGGTCGACCTCGCCAAGCTCAACCCGGACGTCGCGCTGCCCGACCTGACCCCGCGCTTCGTCGGCTGGGCGGAAACCCGCTGACCCAGCGTCAGACCCCCGAGCGGGGCACGGACGGGTCTGTGCGAGGCAGCGCGATGCGAGAGACTGACGGCGTGACGACCCGCCCCGGGATGAGGCCGGCCAGATGAGCCGCCCATTCAGGATTGTCGTCGCCGTGCTCGCCACGGTGGCCGCCGCGCTGCTGTACCTGAGCGTCACCGTCAAGGTCCGCTCGATGGC comes from Micromonospora vinacea and encodes:
- a CDS encoding DUF397 domain-containing protein is translated as MDMTGARWRKSTKSGGNGGNCVEVADNLPGVVLVRDTKDRDGGTLTFSPQSWRNFVAMTRDAG
- a CDS encoding flavin reductase codes for the protein MPERPKHSPLRPSWRCPVCGILWPCSAAKLRLLGEYRGDRPGLLIHLAKVQETAEVDLAKLNPDVALPDLTPRFVGWAETR
- a CDS encoding DUF5753 domain-containing protein gives rise to the protein MNHAFVAALAAAGHTAESLAGQLGVHPKTVARWANPGHIPQSRHRATVAGLLAKDADALWPDVVRRREPVWFRPWVDLEREAVTLRSFELTWVPGLLQTEAYARATLAGGVLTPEAVAEFAEARINRQAIIGRGGGPLLIAVLDEGVLRRRVGDDRALMAVQLARLLGHAEAGSVQLHIVPADAPSYPGLDGPFTIADMPDGSRVAHVDSAARAQILDQTSDLVSLERRWERIRGEALPRGRSLELLREAAASWT